Proteins encoded by one window of Crassostrea angulata isolate pt1a10 chromosome 9, ASM2561291v2, whole genome shotgun sequence:
- the LOC128163207 gene encoding uncharacterized protein LOC128163207 — translation MDPMEPHFYKDHHVTYESFFTSPALVYDLLDKRSHSTGTVINTRKGMPSSFKTTPIQKGEIRVKTRGGVMAILWADKRVVSLVTTTGSPRTLARLIERHFPSVIPEGKRKKCVVCAGNDRFRKTRIQWWCQDCEVVDLLTKVYEQFSIESQEGRVKYLQNPLKRLSVATGISEKTLKGKVDPDPVEMVVEDMQVLAPKKKRGPSRKLDDFDEDYVKRTIHDMQLKGQYVSLRRLSDVLVERGVRITKTPLGRLVKDLGFKFYKAGSNRRYIGERNDIVSMRHTYLRSIRKFREEGRPIVYLDETWLNTNHVARGDWVDCPRTSTSAFEAHRGGHGRFVPSGKGSRLIIVDAGSSAVGMIPGSALIFESKTGNQDYHDEMNSENFTKWFTEQLLPNLPANSVIVMDNASYHSHLDPESRCPTSSAPKAEIQSWLDSKGIHYNPRMIKAELVTLVKQHKPRPKYVIDDLASQSGHTVLHLPPYHCELNPIELVWAELKSFVARSNATFKKEKVKELFIQARSTYGVEKRRKVESHVIREVEEKLWKLD, via the exons ATGGATCCGATGGAACCTCACTTTTACAAGGATCACCACGTCACTTATGAGAGCTTTTTCACAAGCCCTGCTCTCGTCTACGACCTTCTGGATAAGCGGTCTCACAGTACCGGCACGGTCATCAACACTCGAAAGGGGATGCCTTCCAGTTTCAAAACCACACCAATTCAGAAGGGAGAGATTCGCGTGAAAACACGAGGTGGAGTCATGGCAATTCTTTGGGCAGACAAAAGAGTTGTTTCATTAGTAACTACAACCGGTTCCCCACG AACCTTAGCGAGGCTCATCGAGAGGCATTTTCCGTCCGTCATTCCAGAAGGGAAAAGGAAGAAGTGCGTGGTGTGTGCTGGAAATGACCGTTTCAGAAAAACACGCATCCAGTGGTGGTGTCAAGACTGTGAA GTTGTAGACCTTTTAACAAAGGTTTATGAACAGTTTTCAATAGAAAGTCAGGAGGGAAGGGTAAAATACCTGCAAAATCCTCTGAAGAGATTATCAGTTGCTACAG gAATATCTGAGAAAACATTGAAGGGGAAAGTAGACCCTGATCCGGTCGAAATGGTGGTGGAGGACATGCAAGTTCTAGCTCCAAAGAAGAAACGCGGTCCCAGTAGAAAGCTTGATGACTTCGATGAAGACTATGTGAAGAGGACCATTCATGATATGCAGTTGAAGGGCCAGTACGTTTCCCTTCGTCGACTGTCAGATGTTCTAGTAGAAAGGGGAGTCAGGATCACTAAGACACCACTGGGGAGACTTGTGAAGGATCTTGGGTTCAA ATTCTACAAAGCAGGTTCCAACCGACGTTACATCGGGGAGAGGAATGACATCGTAAGTATGCGACATACTTACCTGAGGTCCATTAGGAAGTTTAGAGAGGAGGGTCGTCCTATTGTGTATTTGGATGAGACTTGGTTGAACACCAATCATGTAGCGAGGGGAGATTGGGTGGACTGTCCTAGGACATCTACCTCTGCCTTTGAGGCACATCGTGGAGGTCATGGGCGTTTTGTCCCATCTGGGAAAGGCTCTCGTCTGATAATTGTGGATGCAGGTTCTTCGGCTGTGGGCATGATCCCAGGATCTGCCCTCATTTTCGAGTCGAAAACAGGCAACCAGGATTATCACGACGAGATGAACTCAGAAAACTTCACAAAGTGGTTCACTGAGCAGTTGCTCCCTAACCTACCGGCTAATTCAGTCATCGTGATGGATAATGCTTCCTATCACAGTCATCTGGATCCTGAGTCTAGGTGTCCAACTTCCTCGGCACCGAAGGCTGAGATCCAGTCTTGGCTTGATAGTAAAGGTATCCATTACAATCCGCGAATGATCAAGGCTGAATTGGTCACATTGGTGAAGCAGCATAAGCCTCGTCCTAAATATGTGATAGACGATTTGGCTTCACAGTCAGGTCACACTGTTTTGCATCTACCTCCCTATCATTGTGAGCTTAATCCTATCGAGTTGGTCTGGGCTGAATTAAAAAGTTTCGTCGCCAGGAGCAATGCCACATTTAAGAAAGAGAAAGTGAAGGAACTCTTTATTCAGGCTAGATCAACTTATGGGGTTGAGAAGAGGCGTAAGGTGGAGAGTCACGTGATAAGAGAGGTCGAAGAAAAACTGTGGAAACTCGACTGA